From the genome of Cynocephalus volans isolate mCynVol1 chromosome 14, mCynVol1.pri, whole genome shotgun sequence, one region includes:
- the CCDC121 gene encoding coiled-coil domain-containing protein 121 — translation MGSQGRDSHSAKARSARLTLGPRRAGSGAAGGPAAGAHSAAEEVKQPRTGAGGAPRGCRAAPRPVEHRTEKLRGLSAVRHCSRDSQVPDASPLTVTPRELHSLHDLGDELLDSSCKLDKGPSRSSSPYFSLINNFLKPQKLTNVERRFKEKTLVEMMKLNKQIKQAQIQQELLLEENKQLYKEKLLVQAENKFFLEYLTNKTEEYRRQPEKLWNNYLQKSGKIEQRRQESASRYAKLTSVLKTELLQKEKTQSILKQQLQAMRDISILKEKQEIEIQTLQEEKKTVQAEGAARKREVQVQLLQEKALLEKQLSEPDMRQLGKRKRRELKRKAQALELAVRQRVFEFSLGINQENQQLGKALLQLTQQSQKLEATQNLLKNQKQQLQQEKWYLDCVIRGRQRLQRRHSGCLKGQSAPNTTSSPPLGTKSRLIQSNS, via the exons ATGGGATCCCAGGGGCGGGACTCCCACAGCGCGAAGGCGAGGAGCGCGCGTCTCACTCTCGGCCCCCGGAGGGCGGGAAGCGGAGCCGCCGGAGGACCGGCTGCTGGGGCTCATTCGGCAGCTGAGGAGGTTAAACAGCCCAGGACTGGGGCGGGGGGCGCCCCCCGGGGTTGCCGGGCAGCGCCGAGACCCGTGGAGCACCGAACCGAGAAGCTGCGAGGACTTTCCGCAGTTAGACACTGTTCCCGCGATTCGCAGGTCCCTGACGCCAGCCCCTTGACAGTCACCCCCAGGGAGCTACACAGTCTCCATGATCTGGGGGATGAGCTCTTGGATTCCAGCTGCAA GTTGGATAAGGGCCCCAGCAGGTCATCTTCACCGTATTTTAGtctaataaataattttctcaaaCCGCAGAAGCTAACAAACGTGGAGAGgaggtttaaagaaaaaacattggtggaaatgatgaagctgaacaagcaaataaaacaagCTCAAATTCAGCAGGAACTGTTACTAGAGGAAAACAAGCAGCTATACAAGGAAAAGTTACTTGTCCAGGCTGAAAACAAATTTTTCCTGGAATACCTGACCAACAAAACTGAGGAGTATAGAAGGCAACCTGAGAAACTATGGAACAACTATTTACAAAAAAGTGGTAAAATTGAACAAAGGAGACAAGAATCAGCGTCCAGATATGCAAAACTAACTTCAGTGCTTAAAACTGAGTTATTGCAGAAGGAAAAGACCCAATCCATTTTGAAGCAGCAGTTGCAAGCAATGAGGGATATTTCCATATTAAAGGAGAAACAGGAGATAGAAATACAGAcattacaggaagagaaaaaaacagtccAAGCTGAGGGAGCTGCAAGGAAACGGGAAGTACAGGTCCAGTTGCTCCAGGAAAAAGCATTACTTGAGAAACAACTGAGTGAGCCAGACATGAGGCAgttgggaaagagaaaaagaagggagcTTAAGAGGAAGGCCCAGGCCTTGGAGTTGGCAGTAAGGCAGCGTGTTTTTGAGTTCTCCCTTGGCATCAACCAAGAGAACCAGCAGTTGGGGAAGGCATTACTACAGCTGACTCAGCAATCCCAGAAGCTGGAGGCTACTCAGAACCTGTTAAAAAAtcagaagcagcagctgcagcaggaaAAGTGGTATCTAGACTGCGTAATCCGGGGGAGGCAACGACTGCAAAGAAGGCATAGTGGGTGCCTAAAAGGACAGAGTGCTCCAAATACCACATCGAGCCCTCCCCTAGGCACCAAATCAAGATTAATCCAAAGTAATTCCTGA